The region agatggacgaggataCGGCAGGTGGGCCTACATCCTCATTCAACGCCAGCAAGGACCGGAAAGGTGACCAGAAAATGACTGTTGTAGTGCCTCCCACCAAGGGTCCTAGGGTAACCGGCGAGAAAagccaggagcaggagggcgACGTATCGATGGAAGGtgccgaggacgagaagcCTGGGTCAGAAATTGATCCCAAGGTGAAGGCCATTCAAGGTTGGTTGTTTTTCCATCATCTGTGCCCATGGAGAGCACTAACAAAGTTATTTCACAATGCCGCTCAGACATCAAGACGAACTTTATTTTCCTCGAACGTGCGGTCACCCATTTTGACCCCAGGTTTACGCTCCGCGTCTTGAGGTCGATATCTGCAATGCGCAAACAAATCACGTCAGATGTGCTTGCAGAAGCCATTGTTGCCGCTTACCCAACTTCAAGTGCGACTGCCTCTTTCTTGTTGGATGCGATTGATCAGCCAGGTGCTTCTGAAAACGTCGGGTCAAGCTCGAATATGGAAGTAGAAAATGACAAGACGAAGCCCTCTTCAAAAGAGGTTCTCCCCGAGATTGACATCTACTTGTCTATCCTAGTCCAGATCTATCTGTACGATCGGAAGGAAATTCAGAAGGGCGCCAAATTCTCGACCCGCTTGATCGAAAGGCTTCGAGCGCTCAACCGCCGCACGTTGGACTCCCTTGCCGCACGTGTGTACTTCTATTATTCGCTTTTCTTCGAGCAGattgctcctcttcccccgtctcctgctgcggcGATTACCTCCATTCGTCAGCCACTACTTGCAGCTCTTCGAACGGCCGTCCTACGAAAGGATGTGGATACTCAAGCTACCGTGAtgaccctcctcctccgtaaTTACCTTTCTACTTCTCATATCTCACAAGCGGACTTGCTGATTTCGCACAACCAATTCCCTCCGTCGGCGTCAAACAATCAGATTGCTCGCTACCTGTATTACTTGGGCCGCATCCGAGCTATTCAGTTGCAGTATACCGAGGCTCATGGCCATCTGATCGGCGCTACCCGAAAGTCTCCTGCAAGCCACAGTGCGCGTGGGTTCTATCAAGCTTCTCACAAGCTGCTTGTGGTCGTTGAGCTACTCATGGGAGATATTCCTGACCGTGCGATTTTCCGCCAGGCGGCTCTTGAGCGGGCTCTACATCCCTATTTCTTGCTGGTTCAAGCCGTGAGTGTCGGTGATCTGGATGGCTTCTTGAACATTGTAAATACGCACAGTTCAACATTCCGAAAGGACGGCACGTACACTCTCATCTTACGCCTACGACAGAACGTGATTAAGACCGGGATTCGCATGATGTCCCTTTCTTATTCGCGCATTTCCCTTAGGGATATCTGCCTTCGTCTGGGTCTGGATAGTGAAGAGTCGGCCGAATACATTGTTGCGAAGGCAATCCGCGACGGTGTCATTGAAGCAAGCTTGGACCATGAGCGAGGATTcatgaagagcaaggatgtTGGAGATGTATACGCTACCAGGGAGCCTGGCGAAGTTTTCCATGAACGTATTAGGGCATGCTTGGGCCTACATGACGAGAGCGTTAAGGTAAAGTCTCACTAATGATTTTCAATTCCATCCAATTGACTAatcttcttattctttgATATACAGGCGATGAGATTTCCGATGAACCAGCATCGCCTCGAGCTGAAAAGCGCGCAGGAGGCGAGAGAACGTGAGAGAGAACTCGCCAAGGAGATCCAAGAAGGCGACatagatgatgaagatgctgGTGGGGACTTCGATGCCATCTAAGGCCTGGACCCCTGCGCATCATTCACGTATGCGAATTCTTCTGCCTCACATGCTCTTTGTCGAATTTCCGTTTACTTTGTCTCGAGGCGATCGGGGTTTCTTTCCAGCTGTTGCTGGAGCATATTGCAATTTCCCCCACTGCTTAGATGCTACGTGAGAGCAAAGACAAGAGGATTCGATTTTACCCCATAATCACAGGAATGTTTCTTTGTTCTTTTACCGATAACAGGTAGTAGTATGCTGTAGTCCGTACTTTAGTAGCTTGGCTTTAATCGGAGTGGTTGATAAGTGACGCTCCCGTTCCGGCCCGATTGGCGGCCGACCTCGCCGGAGAAAAACTTCCCAGCTTTGCGGACTCGAACTCCACGTCCACAGTTACTATTCCTTCCTCCGGACTTGGGAGGCCTGCTCTCTCGTTTGACTAACAACTGCGCCTCCACCCATGCGTATGCTTAAATAGCTGGCTATCATTTCCTGGGCTGCTAATTTTGAGCATGAAATCACGCACAGTCCCAGCTGGCAAGCTGGTACTCGCATCACCGGTCACACCCCAGACACCTATATGCTGGCAATGCCTCCGCAATGATCTCTCCCTAGGTCAATCCAAATTCCAAAACCGCAAATATCACCCCTCTCGTCGAAAAGATGCTTCCCCCTTTGGCGCGGCGGTTTCAGCAGCCCAAACGCTCTTCAAGGGTCTACCCAAAGCGCCTCCTGGGATATCAGTCGATCCGTTGAGGATCGTGGGCAAGGAACTCAAATTTCTCACCAAAAATATCCGTCAGCTTCTTGGTTCGGGACATCCTACGCTGGATAAAGTGGCGAAATACTATACTCGAAGTGAGGGCAAACATATGCGACCACTGCTGGTGTTGCTTATGTCCCAAGCGACGGCATTGACCACCCCAAGATCCAATCGCTCCACGTCGGATGCAGCTCTAAGTTCTGTGACGGTCAATGACCCTATTACTTCTCCTTCTGTCCTTGCCGACACCAACCCAGACCTGGATCGGCTCACGTCACAGTCGCCAACAGAAGGTCAGTACGACTTTGCTGGCGATGAGAACATCCTCCCTTCCCAGCGACGACTTGCTGAAATCACCGAATTGATTCACACTGCTTCACTCCTCCATGATGATGTTATTGATAACGCCCTCACCCGTcgctcctccaactccgcGAACATCGAATTCGGGAACAAAATGGCTGTTTTGGCAGGTGACTTCCTGCTCGGTCGTGCCTCCGTTGCTCTGGCCCGCCTACGAGACCCCGAGGTTACAGAACTCTTGGCTACGGTGATCGCCAATCTCGTGGAGGGAGAGTTTATGCAGCTCAAAAACACTGCCGAGGACGAAAAGAACCCCGTTTTTACAGACGACACTATCTCATACTACCTGCAAAAAACCTACCTGAAGACCGCAAGCCTAATCAGCAAGTCGTGCCGCGCAGCTGCACTACTTGGCCATAGCACTCCTGACGTGGTCGAGGCCGCGTATTCCTACGGCCGCAATTTGGGACTAGCGTTCCAGCTTGTGGACGACATGCTTGACTACACAGTCAGCGGTGTTGAACTAGGAAAGCCTGCCGGGGCGGACCTAGAACTCGGCCTTGCAactgctcctcttcttttcgcCTGGAAACAACACCCGGAACTTGGCCCCTTGGTCGGTCGTAAATTTTGCCGGGAGGGAGACGTTGAAAAAGTATGCATAGATCCCTTGTCATTAGCCCATCAGTCCTACTATCCCTTCCCAGCCCTCCAAAAGATGTGATAATTCACTAATTATAACCTTGTTTATCCTAGGCCCGAGAACTTGTCTACCGCGCCAATGGTGTTGAACAAACCCGTGCTCTAGCTCAAGAATATGCAGACAAAGCAATTGCTGCCATCAGCCCGTTTCCTGATAGCGAAGCAAAGGCCGGTCTGATTGAGATGTGCAGAAAGACCATGAATCGGAGGAAGTAAGTTCGCGCaagcttcatcctcctcggccGTCATTGGGATACAGTTCGGAGTCAATTCCGATATCAGACGAAAAGCTACAATACTACCTTATCAACAAAGGTTATCCGCTGGGCAGTGCTCTGTTTCCTCGATGAAAGATAGGTCGTTTCAACAAATGCCCCACTTGATCTTATCGACATCAGTTTGGTGTCTACCTCTGTACTAGTATACTATGCGCATGTATTGCTTGGTTTTGGCTATTTTGCgtacctcctcttctgtaTCTTGATTTTTATGAGTTTGACATTTCACGTTGGCTATATAGCCGATGTACACTGTACAATACTTAGAAGGGAAATTCCGGAGTGAGACTACGTGTGCTATACATTAAAGTATCCATTCTATGTGCTATTAACTATATTCTTCTTACAAAACACTCTAGGAGGACAACAAGGGATAGCACATGATACACATGTACTCAAGACCCTTATAACGTTTATGTCTCCCAAATCATCGGTGTAGTGTTGGTCTCGATTCACATTTATACATCTCTTCTATCAGTTTCTATAAACACATTGTCGCCAGAAACAGAGAAATTAAGGACGAAAGACAATAAAACAAGACTGAAAAGCTAAGCCGCTCAAAAACTTTCTTCAAAGACAACGCAAGTCGAATGCCATTCAAACCAATGAGGGGGGATAATAAAAGAGGAAATAATATACCCAGGGTGAAATGCCAGTCCACGATAGTGGGCATTTGTACTGGGCCTCAGGACCCAGGAAAGACTGTGAGCTTCAAAACAAAGACAGAACGGGACACTCAACGGTTAGAGTAATTCCAGGTATAGAACAAAGGAGAATATGATCAATGTTTGATAATTGAGATGGGGTAATCCAGGGTTCGAAGGAGCCGAAAGATTTCAGACAAGGCCCACTGTGGCAGGGGTTTCATTCGAAGGCGATAAGCCAGCCTCTTCTGACATGGTAAGAACATATGAGAGTAAAGAAAACAAAAGCCGGATATAAGGACTGTAAGGAGAGTTAGCCCAGACATTGTCTGGACGTGTTGGTGGTAGTGCAATAAAGGCACGACGAGGACTCGGCCAAAATTATAAAGCCAACTTGAAATGCAAGCAAACAGAACATTGAGTTCGGCACCGCAACCATTCTGATGTGAGGAAAGTAAAGTGCTCGATAGCCCAAAAACTTCCGCTTGCGTCAATCGTGGAAACATCAGATTAACACTCTCGGAAGTGGGATATGGCGAAAGTGCGTTCATTGCATGGGTAGGGAAGGGCTTATCCCCTGGCCCCGAAAGTAGAAAGATGAAAACACGGCAAAAGGGATATCATAAAAATCGCCAAAAATGAGAGCAGGAGGGTAGAGTATGCGCAGGAGACAAACGGAAATCCTGTTCATCAGACTGAAATTGAGGGATTTTGTCCATTTTGAAGGGTGCCGTTTCGCTTTTCTGACGGCCCCGGGTTAAGACGATTCGGCGGTGATGGTAGAACTTGGTTTTGGTGAAGCGATAGAGACTGCGGACTACATTGACTGTGTCCACCAACACTGCTAGCCTCGCCAGCTTCGTCAACAATAGGCAATGTACTTGGCCCGAGAGCAGCGACTGCTGGTTGGTGGCCGGATGTGGGGCCTTGCGAGATATGATCTGATGTGTTATTCTCCGTTGACGATATTGGTTGACTGTTATGCTTTTCTGGCACTTCTTGATCCCGGGTacgttctgcttcttccttggaCATCGTTATTCTTCTAATAAAGTTGACGAAGCGATCACCGTAGCCTTCCGGGGGAATGGGCGAGATTTGTGTCCGATCATGCGTTAGGCCTTTAACGAAATGCTCTATCCTTTTGACGGTGCCGTACTACACGCATGGTTAGCTGATATATTCATGGATCTCGCATGATAAACGCACATGTGTCAAACAATCAATAATCCCAAGATAGTAAATCtcttgaccaggctggccGTTTTCACGCGTGGCCCGAAATCCACCATCGTCGGAGTAAAAAACATGAAATTTGCGCTCGTCGAGGATCTCGTCTGGCATCTTTGCAGTCGCCTTGTCGAGCGGCACGGGACGCTCCTTCTGGATTAGCATTCGAAGCTCGCGCGCCTTGCGTTCGTTCTCTAGCTTGGATGGAGTGCGCATCAGCATATTAGGGTGGATATCCTCTTCGCGATCGGCTCCAGGTTGGAAAACCTGAAGAGTCTTATCACGCAGTTTTTCCTCGTTTCCTTTTTCCAGATCATGTATACCCACAAGAAGCGAATAATCCATGATTTTTAGCCGCTTCAAAAGTTCCACATCGCGCTTAAGCTGCTCGAGAAAGAATTCACGTTTTTCCGGGCCGCATTCTAATTGACGATTCCTTCGAAGCCAGTTCAGGTCCTTCATTGTGGACCTTGGGTGGTCCTTGATATATTCCTCGCTCACCTCGCGGCCAATCATGGACCCCTTAAGGTCGAATGTGGAATGAATATCGCGATGTGGTGGGAAAAGATTGTTCATCACAACGAAGTGGATCTTGCGGCCGTAGGCCATCTTAACTCGGTGGAGGCCGTAAAATTGAGAGATTAAAGTGTTCGGATTTTGCTCCACGTGTTTGTAGTATTCGGGGAGGATCTTTCGCAGCAGTTTGTGTTCAGCGTGATGGATCGTCTTGATGATATATTTATAGTCCCTTGAGAAGTAGAAGAAGCTGCCACTTTTTCCTGGAGAGCCCAGCTCCGAGAGAATGTACTTGCTAGTGAGTGACATCAAGTAGTCGGCTGGATCCAATCGGAATTTTGCCCGTAGATGACGGAAAACCCAGGGCGCATAGTCCTTAAACTTGAAGTCATACTGGGCGGATGGTGTCAGTTCATTCCCAGTTCTGCAGCAAGACAAATGTTAGTAGTGATCAATGATTCTGGTGTCCGTAAAAGGCCGAAGCATACATATCGAAGGAGAACTTATGTTTGGCCTTGAAATCAGCAGGAGTCAGTTCCCTATCCATTTTTGCATTTATCCTAGACACGGTGAACCGGATCCCAGTGAGCATGTTGTAGGAGGTAACCCAGTTGACGTGGTTTCGATCAACTTTTGTTCCAACAACAACtctttcatcatcttcctcgtctcgCCGTCTCCTTCTCGACGCTCTCCTTTGTTTGATAGCTTCCGCCCAACGggctgcatcttcatccggATTCGCTTCATCAAACAAGATTTCGGACTGATTCGTCCTGGTGGTCCGGCGAGCCAACCCAAGAGACGAACGGCGGGCTCCCGCTGTCGGAGATAGGCGGCCGCTGCTGTACGCAACGTCGTCCGGCTGATCACGACTACTTCGACGGCCACTGGTAGTTCTCGGAACTTGTAACGTATGCCGCTGTCGAATGCTAGAATTAGCCGAGTCTTGCGTGTTGCTACGCTTGACTCCTGCGGCGATCGGGGGAGACGAGTGCCGATAAGTGCCTTTTTGAGTTGGGGACAGGCTGCCATGGTCTGGAGAAAGGCGGCCACTGTTGTCCGGGGGCGATGTCGACAGCCGCGCTGTCGCAGTATTTCCCGTCGTGTCTGAGCAGACCAGCTCATCAACGGACGGTCGCGAATAATCCCCATTAACCATGTGCTTCCCGTTAACCTGTTTGTGACATATCAATGCCCCATTTACCTGATGACTAGCAATAGACGTTGTTGCCGAGCCGACCCCCGTATCAAATGACTTCCGGGGAAGCTCTCTGTCCGTTGTAATGGATGATGGCCTCCCCTCCCTCTGTTCCCGAGCGGATGTATTTCCTAACGAATGCAGACTCCCGTCTTTGGACTGCAGGAATTCTCGATTGTAGGAGCTGGCACTTGATCGGGGTCCAGTTAGAGAGTAAGTACTACCATTAGCGAGATTGCGGTCCGATGGAGTCTCGAGGTGATTAGAGTCGCCATTGGGCCAATTTGTCCATACAAAAGTGTTCCCTACTGGACTTTTCTCGTGCGTTCTGTCTTGGGGCGGGCCGAATGAATGAGGGTGTGTAGCTGTAGCTGTCGCCGTCTGGGAAGGATAGTCGGTCGTGAATGACGGCATAATCGCGGGCAGGACGCCGGGGGGGTCGAACGGCGCAGAATCGATTGTGAGGCCGCGAAGCGTCGTGGAGCAGAGATACCGTGCGAGGGAGGAACCAGTCGAGAATTCCGTCGGAGATTTTGGGCTGGGTAGGGGCCAGACAATGCTGCAAGAGAGGCTTAAGTGCAACGAGGAAGTGACAATTCGGGACCAAAAAACACCTTCTGGTTAACAGGAGCGGCCAGCCGCGGCGTCGAAGGTGATTCAGGGACCGGTTATCATGTTCCAAGTGTCAGAGCAAGGCAGGGCAACAGTCGACAGCACAGCACTCCTGACAGCGTGTTCGCGTACCGAAAATGCGCAGGTGAATATCAACAGAGAGAGCGTAAGATTTGGAGAAAATGTAGAAAAAGCAGTCAACAAAGGTTGAGAAAtccaggaaggagagaaaaagatGGAGGATAGGATGTTGGAGGGAAGAATCGATCGTGACGGAAGGACAGCAACAGTCGGGGCTATCGTGCAAACCGCACTGGGCAGGCTAGCAGGAGGGCTGTTCTGGTATGGTAACCCTCCAGTAACTCCGCGTAATATCCGCAATTCGGCGTATTCAGCTCTCCTTGGAATGAAATACTACTGTTTCTCCTATATCACACTAGACTCATGACCTCAAGAGGATAAGCCTCCTGATTATTGTTTGCTATCGTTGTCATTTATCATTATTGCTACTGCCTAGCCGTGGTGACTCGTGAGCGAAGCAGGGGGAACAACGGAGCCGGTCCAGTGGTTCATGCCATCTCCACCACCTCTTCCTACTAAACTTGGACAGAGTCGATCAAGATCGCATTCGCATATGAGAGACTGTTTTGTGAAATCGACTTGGAGGGACATAGTACTGAACCCTGAATGTCTACTAGTAGTCTAGTACTAGTATTAAATGTCATCAACGGGTGTCAGAGTGGCATTCACGGCACCGTACGATACGAATCCCGCAATCTTATAATAGAAACACTTTTCCAAGTACGATCGGTCGCTGGCGAGACTTGGCTCTGACAGTTTTTTGAGTGCAGAGAATATATTTGCTCCGGGATAATTCTTAATTAGATTGATTGTCCCAACTGTGACATAACACTGCAAATATCGTCTTCAGAGCCAGATTGCAGCTCTGGCATTGAAATGCATAAGCACGGATTAGCCCCGGCCCGAGCGCATAACTTTATGTCTTTCTTATGTCTTGAACCCTAAATCAGTCAGCGAACGCTGGACGGTGCCTACAACTCAGGTAGCTACATTACAGCAGGACAGTGAGCAGCATATCCAAGCTACTTCGTCAAAAGTAACTTGTTCTTTACAATGAGCCGGGAAGCAGAGCTAACATATGCTACCCGATATAGTTTATGCTCTCGCATCTAGCAAATAAAGGTTCATTCTACCTCAAGCACGACAAATTATCCTCAGGTCGCGAGACCTGTAATGGGAAGCGGTGATGAGTCTAAGTCATTCATCATTCTTACGGTCCAGTCATATCATCCTGAATCAGACTACTCGTCGTGGTAGGCAATGGAAAGCTTTCAGAAATCTCAAGGCTTAATACGACTCGAACAGAATAGAGATAACTCAGACCTAGATATAACGACAATTGATTTCCCAGCACCCTAGGGACACAGCAAGCATTCCCAATTCATAACCCATCGCAAGACGCCAGCCCAACCAAGATAGTGAGTGAAACAAAAATCCCCAGACTCAGAGCGAAAGGAATATCAGCAAGAAATTacaagagaaaaaaagagggAGAGCATCAGGGACTTCCCAAAGGATAACCAAGTCGAAACACTAAGAGGACGCTCAAACAATCTCCAAGCCAGGCTGCCTGTCTaggccttcttgttcttaGCAGTCTTCTTGGTCGCCTTTTCGGTGGGCTTAGCCGTCGTCGTAGTCTTGCGACCCGACTTGGTCACGCTGACGACCTTGGGCTTGTCAACAACAGCCGGTGCCTTCTTCAGAGTTAGTGCAACAATCCTCAAAGGCGATGATCAATAAAGACTTACGGCCGTGCTCGCTTTACGGGGCTTCGCGGTGTTCGCCTTCGGTCTGCCGGCTGGCTTCTTGACGCCAGCATTggttttcttcgtcttcggcttctcggccttctcggccttgTCCGCCTTCTTAGTGGCTGTCTTCTTGGGCGCAGCGGTCTTAGTGGTAGTGGCAGGCTTCTAAATGGCGTCAGCAACACAGTCCTACAATTCACGACGGCGATATGATTACCTTTGGAGCGGGCTTAGCAGGAGCCTGCTTCTTGGCAAGCTTCACGGGACCAGAGGTGCCTAAGAAACTACTTAGTCTATGTTCGATAACAAATTCAACGCACGTATGCTGGCGTAAAAAGGGCTTATTTCGAGTAACTCGGATTGAGATCGTTGATAAAGTGATGGTTGAGGGGTGCGCGACAAAGGGACGGCTTACCTTTGGGCTGGATGAAATCGCCCttctcaacaccagcctTGATCGCCTTGTTGAACTGGCTGTCAAAGGCGTTctgagaagcaggagccaGCTTATTGTTTGCCAGCACATATTTTTTGATAGACTGGCGGCTGTGATAGAAATTCGAAGTTAGCATCAAATGCGACAGGCTAGTGATGGTCGGGGACGGTGAGGTGACCGCGTCGCTAGAGAGCGGCTCGCACTAGGCCGATTGAG is a window of Aspergillus nidulans FGSC A4 chromosome VI DNA encoding:
- a CDS encoding proteasome regulatory particle lid subunit RPN3 (transcript_id=CADANIAT00010340), giving the protein MPAERRSLRSNNKSDTSSPANGEKTRSGSQSSSSNKDKPTTRTAASKAKSTKVASTNTASDSGMGEQRDQPHTNGSDPTKNGVNGSEDIEMDEDTAGGPTSSFNASKDRKGDQKMTVVVPPTKGPRVTGEKSQEQEGDVSMEGAEDEKPGSEIDPKVKAIQDIKTNFIFLERAVTHFDPRFTLRVLRSISAMRKQITSDVLAEAIVAAYPTSSATASFLLDAIDQPGASENVGSSSNMEVENDKTKPSSKEVLPEIDIYLSILVQIYLYDRKEIQKGAKFSTRLIERLRALNRRTLDSLAARVYFYYSLFFEQIAPLPPSPAAAITSIRQPLLAALRTAVLRKDVDTQATVMTLLLRNYLSTSHISQADLLISHNQFPPSASNNQIARYLYYLGRIRAIQLQYTEAHGHLIGATRKSPASHSARGFYQASHKLLVVVELLMGDIPDRAIFRQAALERALHPYFLLVQAVSVGDLDGFLNIVNTHSSTFRKDGTYTLILRLRQNVIKTGIRMMSLSYSRISLRDICLRLGLDSEESAEYIVAKAIRDGVIEASLDHERGFMKSKDVGDVYATREPGEVFHERIRACLGLHDESVKAMRFPMNQHRLELKSAQEARERERELAKEIQEGDIDDEDAGGDFDAI
- a CDS encoding trans-hexaprenyltranstransferase (transcript_id=CADANIAT00010341), with the protein product MKSRTVPAGKLVLASPVTPQTPICWQCLRNDLSLGQSKFQNRKYHPSRRKDASPFGAAVSAAQTLFKGLPKAPPGISVDPLRIVGKELKFLTKNIRQLLGSGHPTLDKVAKYYTRSEGKHMRPLLVLLMSQATALTTPRSNRSTSDAALSSVTVNDPITSPSVLADTNPDLDRLTSQSPTEGQYDFAGDENILPSQRRLAEITELIHTASLLHDDVIDNALTRRSSNSANIEFGNKMAVLAGDFLLGRASVALARLRDPEVTELLATVIANLVEGEFMQLKNTAEDEKNPVFTDDTISYYLQKTYLKTASLISKSCRAAALLGHSTPDVVEAAYSYGRNLGLAFQLVDDMLDYTVSGVELGKPAGADLELGLATAPLLFAWKQHPELGPLVGRKFCREGDVEKARELVYRANGVEQTRALAQEYADKAIAAISPFPDSEAKAGLIEMCRKTMNRRK
- a CDS encoding uncharacterized protein (transcript_id=CADANIAT00010342), with the translated sequence MNALSPYPTSESVNLMFPRLTQAEVFGLSSTLLSSHQNGCGAELNVLFACISSWLYNFGRVLVVPLLHYHQHVQTMSGLTLLTVLISGFCFLYSHMFLPCQKRLAYRLRMKPLPQWALSEIFRLLRTLDYPISIIKH
- a CDS encoding 1-phosphatidylinositol-4-phosphate 5-kinase (transcript_id=CADANIAT00010343), which produces MPSFTTDYPSQTATATATHPHSFGPPQDRTHEKSPVGNTFVWTNWPNGDSNHLETPSDRNLANGSTYSLTGPRSSASSYNREFLQSKDGSLHSLGNTSAREQREGRPSSITTDRELPRKSFDTGVGSATTSIASHQVNGKHMVNGDYSRPSVDELVCSDTTGNTATARLSTSPPDNSGRLSPDHGSLSPTQKGTYRHSSPPIAAGVKRSNTQDSANSSIRQRHTLQVPRTTSGRRSSRDQPDDVAYSSGRLSPTAGARRSSLGLARRTTRTNQSEILFDEANPDEDAARWAEAIKQRRASRRRRRDEEDDERVVVGTKVDRNHVNWVTSYNMLTGIRFTVSRINAKMDRELTPADFKAKHKFSFDITGNELTPSAQYDFKFKDYAPWVFRHLRAKFRLDPADYLMSLTSKYILSELGSPGKSGSFFYFSRDYKYIIKTIHHAEHKLLRKILPEYYKHVEQNPNTLISQFYGLHRVKMAYGRKIHFVVMNNLFPPHRDIHSTFDLKGSMIGREVSEEYIKDHPRSTMKDLNWLRRNRQLECGPEKREFFLEQLKRDVELLKRLKIMDYSLLVGIHDLEKGNEEKLRDKTLQVFQPGADREEDIHPNMLMRTPSKLENERKARELRMLIQKERPVPLDKATAKMPDEILDERKFHVFYSDDGGFRATRENGQPGQEIYYLGIIDCLTHYGTVKRIEHFVKGLTHDRTQISPIPPEGYGDRFVNFIRRITMSKEEAERTRDQEVPEKHNSQPISSTENNTSDHISQGPTSGHQPAVAALGPSTLPIVDEAGEASSVGGHSQCSPQSLSLHQNQVLPSPPNRLNPGPSEKRNGTLQNGQNPSISV
- a CDS encoding histone H1 (transcript_id=CADANIAT00010344); translated protein: MPPKKAPTTAKKAASGPTHTSYRDMIKDAILNLKERNGSSRQSIKKYVLANNKLAPASQNAFDSQFNKAIKAGVEKGDFIQPKGTSGPVKLAKKQAPAKPAPKKPATTTKTAAPKKTATKKADKAEKAEKPKTKKTNAGVKKPAGRPKANTAKPRKASTAAPAVVDKPKVVSVTKSGRKTTTTAKPTEKATKKTAKNKKA